The region AAGGCAGTGCTCCGCACCGCCCCTCGGGGGCCCTCCCAGGGCGGCCCTTCAGAAGACTCCGGGCAGTAGGCGGTAGGGCACGGCGGCGGTGTAGCGCTCCCAGTCCCGGCCGTACTTGTTGGCACAGCGGTGCTCGTCGCGCAAGCAGCGGTGTGTCAGCAGGATGGTCATGTAGATGATGTAGAAATAGGGCAGGAGGTGGCCGCCGCCGCAGGCCAGGCAGTAGGCCAGGCTGCCCATCAGGTCGCCCGTGTAGTTGAAGTGGCGGGCCACGCCCCAGAAGCCGGACACCAGCAGCTTGCTGTGGTGCTTCTGCCCGTCGGCCGACGTGTACGCACACTCGATGACCTTGGGCTTGCGGCCCCAGATCAGGCAGCGCCCGTCCGTGCGGCGGAACAGGTCCTTCTGGTGGTTGGCCATGCGGAAGACGTAGTAGCCCGCCAGGCCCAGCAGCAGGACGCCCAGGGCATACGGGGTGGACAGCTGCACAGGGTGGTAGACCAGATACAGACCCTGCAGGGCGAGAAGGGGGAGGTCAGGCGTGGCTTGTTCAGGAAGTGAGCTGGACCATGGGCTTGAGAACACAGCCCGTGTTCAAAGCCCAGCTGTGTCCCAGACCAGCTGCCCACTCATGCCCGGCCTCGGTTTCCTTTCCTGGAAATAGAAGAACCTGCCTCAACCAGATGCTGTGGGGATCAAAGAAGTACAAATTTGCAATACACAGATTTATGTGTCTACCTACTTAGCTACCCTCCTGTCTGTCTAgctacatgtacatacacacacacacatatcacataccatataaatacaaaacacacaCTAAAGATATCATTTGAATATAATATTacgatggttaattttatgtgttgcCTTGGTTCGGCCTTTggacccagatatttggtcaaacattaatCTAGTTGTTATGAAGGTATTTTTCAGGTGTGATGAACATTTCCAATCAGACTGAGTGATGCACATCACCCTCCAAGATGTAGGTGGGCCTCGTCTAATCAGTTGACAGTCTTAAGAATAAAAGAATCCCTGGAACAAGAGTGGATTCCACGAGTAGACGGCCTTCAGGCCCGGCTGCAATGTCACTCCTCTCCGGACCTCCAGCCTGCCTAATGCCTGAAGATTCTGAACTTGGCAGGACCACAGCCATATAATCATCTACACATGCAAGTGTGAACTACGACCCATTGTTACTGGTTTGCACGCCTGGAAAATGGAGATCACAGAATCAGGGAAGCAGTGGGTCTGCAAGCAGCCCAGTAGAGAAATGGAACCAGAGGGTCCAGCGTGgggaccagagcccagggcccTTGCTTCTCAAACCTCCTCGCTCTGTGACTTTCCCAGatctcttgctctgggacaccaCTGTTACCACCTACAGGACTGGCTGTACCCGGTCGCCGCCTCACCCATGGGCTGCCAGGACGGCCACCTGAGCCTCTCAGCCTTGGCTCTCCCCAGTCTCACACGACCTGTTCAGGTGGGCCACCCAGCTCGCTGCTAACTATGAGAGTGCCCTAGAACAAGTCCTTCCCCTGTCCCCACGCCTTGCTACTCAGGAAATGAGCACGTGGCATCTGGCCAGACCTCCTAAGCAGTCACCACCCTACATGGGGGCCATATTCCACCCAGAGGAAAGAGGGCCGTTCTCTGTGAGCTGGGAGGGGTGCAGGGGGCTCAAGGATGAGGCCTTTCCTCTGTCCCCCATGAGTATCAGAACCCCCTGGGCAGCTCGGCGTGGCACACAGCACAGAGTTGGGGGTGTGCAGGAACGAAGCAGCCCAGCCTGGCTTGAGTCATCATGCAGGCACACCTCACGCCTTTGTCCAGCCCTAACCGAGTTGCCGTCCAGCCTGATTTTCAGAGATGCTCAGGGAGGTGCTCAAGGCCTCCTCCCTGCGCTGGTGGCCCTACAGAGACCACACCCAGGTCCCTCGGGATCCCCGGGCCAGATCCCACTCCTCCATGACGCATGCTAAGGCTCTCCTGGGGGCCCGGGCTGATTCGCTGCTCCCGGGACTTCTCCCACAGCCCGTGCCCTCCCCCCCACCCTCCTTTCACCCAgaatgctcccctcccccacgccccCGACGCGTCCTGCATCCGCTCTTGCTCAACTGGCGCTGGGCTTGGTTCGATTCTCCAGCCGCCAGTTTGGTGTGGTTTCCTACCACCTCCACATCCTGTGTCCCAGCCACCGTGAACTGTCTCATGCCTTAAACATCCTCTGCTCCCAACGTGCCCCACCCAAACCCGCCATAACATAGTCCCCACCAGGAAGAGGCTGCACGTGCCGGTCTGGAATGTGCTCACCCCACACTCATCATCTTGCTCTCAGCCGGGCTGTGGTTGCCCTGAGATGCTCTGGCGGAGCCCCCAACTGCAGGCCGGGGGCCCTCCTCTGCCCTCACCTCGAGGTCAGCACCCCACTGCCCATCGTGCACCCGCTCCCCGCACTGGGCTGCGGCATCACGGCCTTTCCCACCAGCCATGCGCTCCGAGAGGGCAGGCCCACCCACCCGCATCTCCTCCACTCTGCCGATGCCACCTGGATACTCAAAGTATTTAAGGGAAAAATGAAGGTATGAAAGGAGCCTCTTACCCTTTCAGCATTGATCTGAATACATATGAACAGAAACACCGCCCTCCATCCACCCAGTTCTCCCAAATCATTCCTGCTGACCAGAATTCCCCTCTGTGCCATCTGCTCTCAGCGTATGGGCTCAGTtgtgtcccccaaattcatatgatTCATAAGGTGACTGGATCTGGAGATGgtgtctttaaagaggtgatcaaagtaaaagtaaaattagGTGGGTCCTAATCCcgtaggactggtgtccttgcaAGAcgagatcaggacacagacacacacagagggacgaCCATGTGAGGATGCggggagaagacggccatctcCACGCCCAGGAGCGAGGCCCCGGGAGGAGCCAGCCCCGCCCACGCCTGGACCTCGGATTCCAGGGTTAGGAGACAGTGAACCCCGCGGTTTGAGCCGCCCAGGCTGCGGGATGTGTCACAGCCACCTGCGCTGACTCAGACGCTACGCCTTCCCTTCTTCTTAGAGACAGGGGAGGAGTCTCCCTTCTCCAAGTTCCGGTGCCTCCCGAGGACAGACACCTGTGGGAGGAGCAGGCTCAGCATGTGTCAGCCGTGTCTGCTCGGAGGGCAGCCCTGCGCTGGTCTGGGGGCCTGACGGCAGAGTGCCCTGCAGGACTGGGCACGCCCCCGGGGGCTCACCTGCAGCGTGTACAGGTACGGCAGCCAGACGCAGTCCCCCCAGCCCAGGTACCACCCAAAGTGGTCGTGGCAGATGTCAATCGTTTTCAGGTACCAGGTTTCGTTCCAGAAGAAGTCCAGCACATAGATGGCCTGCAAAACAGGAGCGGCCGTGTACCGACCACAGGCACGGGGAAGGGGGACCCAGGGAAAACCAGCTTCCAGTGGGGGGGGCGGGTCCTGGGGTGTCCCTGAGCTCCCCTAGTGACCTGCACCCCTGGCTGTTCCTGCTCTTCCCACTGGGCCTGGGACACCAAGCAGGAGAGATGGGAGGAAGGGAGTCCTTGTCACGGAGAGTCTGGAGTCTGAGATGACACAGATGACCAAGGGGGCACCCCAGTAACATCCTGGACAcagatgcccagggctgtgaAACTCCGGAGCAGAGAGATTGCTCAGGACAGAAAGGCTCAGGATGTGGCCCTTCCAGAGATGTCAGAGCCATGTGGCCAGGGCCAGTGACACACCTGAGCCAGTAACAGGCATCCCCCAGAAAAGAGGCCGAGGGCCATGCGACTCCCCAGGGCCAAGGCAACACCCAGCAGGCAAGAACCCAACTCCTTCACTTCACGCTCAGTCGGGGCTCCTCTGAGATACGTGGGAAGGGGGCCCTTCTACAAGTGGTAGATGACAGTCTTTCGAAAACGATGTGGCTGGATGTGGGTGGACGGGATCCCCCAGTGCCCAGCGAGCGCCAGAGCTTCCACCCTCTTTGGCCACCGACAGGGCACCTGCAGGACGTTGACCAAGACCATGGAGTTGGTCACGTGGCCGTGGAGCTCCCGCTGCTTGGCGGCGAAGGACAGGTTGATGAGGGTCCAGGCGACAATCCCGGGGCGCCCATTGAAGAAGAGCTTGAAGTCAAACCACTTCCCGACTCGGGGGTTAAACTCGATGCCCATCATGTAGTTGTAGAAGAAGTTGCCTGTGAATTTGCTTAAAAACACAAGTAACAGGTGCCTTGAGTTCACAAGCACATCTCACAAGTGGCCGACTTTGCTGGCGTGGATACAGGCACTCAGCCTGGCCCAGGGACCGCAGGCCCCAGTGAGACGAGCTGGGGAAGGCCTGGCGTGAGCTGCAGAGAGGAAGCGGGCAGAGGCCGTGTCcacctccccgcctccccgccgCCTCGGTGCTTCCCTCTGCATTCAGCTCTGTTCcggggcaggtggggagatggCGCCTGCGCTCGACTTCCTTGGGCCAGTGCCCAGGTTTCTCCcgccctcctctgggctccctcaAGGCGCAGCACAGGTGAGCAATCCAACTGGCTTGACTGAACCGAGATTTTGTACTGAAGAACTCACAGGGCGTTCGGGCCTCCCGTGGGCAAGGGAAGTTACAAATTATGCCAAGATAGAGTGAAAAAAAGGCCCTGTGCTCAGAGCCAGGCACCTGGCTCCAGGGCCTACAACCATCCCTTGCTAGGTGAGTTTCTTATCTTTTGTTGCCCTGGTTACCTGACGCCCAGCTAGAGAATCAACTAGGATTACCCATGAGGAGACACAGGAGTTTCCATGTTAATTAGAAAAACATATTTTCGCGTCCATTCCCCTCAGTTAGGACAAGTAGAAAGAAGCAGAATGTGCAGGGTCTACAACAGGTGATGAGATTGTAAAGTAGTGAAATTGCTTTCCATGAGCCACAGAAGGCCAGCCTCCCGATTTCATAATTATACAAGCTCAAAGCACCATCACCCAAACACATGTCCTAAGAAATGCCTCCCAGTTAAAGGAAACACACTTTGCTTTCATTTGGACCCAAAACTAAAATGCAGGCACCCCAAGAGCAAGAATTTTGTTCACACCTAAAGCCCCACGTTCTACACCTGTCTTCAGGAGGAAGCCATAAATGTACCTTGatgagtggagggagggagagagacaggagggGAGTGAGGGGGGACAGGGaaatggatggacggatggatggacaggCTAGCTGGATGGactggatgggtgggtggatgggtaaTGAATAGGTGGATGGGTAGGTAGGTAGACGGATGGGTAGCTATGggctgggtggatgggtggacggagagacaggtgggtagttggatggATAGGTGAATGGAtgcgtggatggatggatgggttgaATGGGCAGATGGATGGGCAGATTGAGAGGTGGATGCGTAGGTAGGTAGGTGGATGGGTGGGTAGATGAATGATGAAGAGCTGGATATATGGATTGATGATGAGATGGCTGGatagatggacggatggatggatggacaggtggatgGTTGATGACCATCCAGCCCCAGACTCCATGAGAATGGGCACCAACCAGGAGGGCCCTCCCTGGGAAGCTGCTACATGAAAACCACTGAGATGTGAGATAAGGCTCACTAAGGCTGTTCCGGGCCACActgatatcccagagacagagataACAGGCTGCCTTTGTCCCCGGCCAGAAGTTGTCTTTCCCGCCCTCCTGCTCCACTGACAGCCCTACAAGGGATAGCTCAGCCATCAAGGAAGCACTTAGCCATCTTCAACGGCCTTTTTTCGAGGGGGGAGAAGCCACCCAGACATTTAGGAAGGACGTTCCCCAGAGCCCACCGAGTTCTGCTAAGCTCCCCAACAAGGACCCCCAGCCCTCAGGTAACCCCAGCCCATGGTAACAGAAAACAGCAGCCAGTCTCCCTCGTGGGCTCAAGCCACCCCCGAGGACCTACCAGTCTCGGGCGTCGGTAGGGAAGAAGTAGCCCTTGATCATGGCGAAGGTGGAAACGGCGTAGCCGAGGATGTTGGCGCACCAGAGCAGCGGGATCCAGTTGTCGAAGATGACGGTAGGTGAGAACCAGGACAGCAGGTGGGCATTGGCAAACCAGAGGAGGTGTGTGATCAGCCACGCCTGCAGGCCGTTGATTTCATACTTGTTGACGACGCCTGCGGAGGGACGAAAAGTGGAAACGTTTCCCCGGAGGTAACAGCATCTGGTCTGGCCCGACCGCCTCTCTGGGCCCCGGCCGCTAGGGTCCTTGTCTCGGGCCCCCAGACCCCGTCCCGAGGGCTGGTCAGCTGCTGCATTTCAAGCCCCGGGTCAACACGCCAGGAGCACAGCTCACACTCCTAGTCCGGGGACTAACGGCTCCGGCTCGCCCAGTCCTTGGAAGGGGGAGAGGGCGCAGACGGTCTGGAACTGACCCGAGGCTGAGCACCCGGCCGGCCGTGTGCCGCAGGGCGGGGCTGAGCTACAGCGAAGCCAGGATGCCCTGCGGTACCGGACAGGGAGCGCAGAAGCCCCCCTGGGACGGGAGCTCTCGTGGGCTGGCGCAGGGTGGGAGTCCATGAGGGGTCTTGGGGACTGTGGGGAATGGATGGACCAAGCAGCTCCGAGGCCCCTAAGAAGACGCACAGCCCCTGACGCACTGCTGGGCTGGAAGCGATGGTGCGGGGAGAGGCTCCGTGAGCCCAGTTACCCCAACAGCGCGGGCGGGGACGCCCGCATCCCCTCTTAcgcattgtttttgttttcttttggcctCTGCATGTGTTCTCTCGGTACagacttgttttttaattgaagtaccgttGACTTGCAACACCATCTCCTCTTACTGAGAACGGGTTCTGCCACCTCGCGTCTGGGACAGTCCCGGAAAACCCTTCTATACAATTAAGTcccaaaggaaaatgaagatggTCCCGGTGGAAATTCTCGAGCAGAGTTTGTATTTTGTCCGTGAGCCACGGTCCTTGGGATGGAAGCCGCGCAGGGGAGGCTGGGCTCCGGGAGATGAAGGGACAGGCCCGGCCAGCGTCGGGAGTGAGGCGGGGAGGCCAAGGGCGGGGCTCAAGGTTACCTGCGGGGGTCACGGCGCCCTCCTGAACGCCGCCCACGTAGCCCGGCAGAACCTTATGGCAGAAGTCAGGAAGCATCGTGTACAGGAGCACCTGAAACACAGAGGTGTGAAGCTCGACGACCGGCGAGCTGGAGGGCCTGGCTGCGCTCCGACACGGCCCCGCTTTATGGAGAGGGCAGATGCGCAGGCCACGTACGAACGTGAGAAACCCCGAATGTGGCTGGTTATTCCTCCCAGGAGAGTTTATAGCTCTGGGGGCTCTGACTCCGCCTTGAAGGGAGTCCTGAACAGGGAGCTCGTTACTACGCAAGAGCACGCCGCGGGGCCCCCGCGGGGCCCAGTCACTCCCCTCAGGAGAAGCCTGGTCCCTCCCATTCGTTTTGGGGCCATCTTAAAAGCTGTGGTGTAACTCACACGCCACGCGATTCAGCCTTTTAAAGGGCAcgattccagtgttcagcacattcgcaaggttgtgcaaccatccccacagtctgattccagaacattctcatcaccccCAAAGCCCCCAAGGAAGCCCCACGCCCAccagggcccctccccaccagcccctgacaaccacgaGCCCCCTTTCTGCCCCTGTGGCCTTGCCCACCCTGGACTTCCACACAGGACTCGTCCTTTTGTTACGGACTCCTTTCCCTGAGCGTCATGTCCCCAAGGTCCACCCGTGTCAGagattcattcctttttgtggccaaATTATATTCCACCGTGTGGATGGACCACATCTCATGCATCCGTTcccctgtcgatggacatttgggttatttccaccctGGGGCTGCTGTGACTGGGGCTGCTCTGAATCACTTTTTACTCAAGGGACCAAGAGACCTGAAATGCGAGCGAATCTGAAGCCTCACGGCTCGGATCACGCGGAAGAAACAGCTGAGAGCAGCCAGAGCCTTCCTCCGGGGCAGGGAGAcccaggggcagggatggggccTTCTCCCGGCACCGTTTCCCTGGAGACGTCCTGGGAATAAACACCAGCGCCTATTCGCCAGGGTCACGGTGCAGACAGCCTTCTGGAGAACTGCCGATGGGAAGTCAGTGGGGTCACAGCAGAGCCAAGGCCATCCTGGGCCAGGCCTGTGAGGCCACCTGCTGGGGACACAGCCCTGGCCTTGCTGAGTGGTGGCCCTTTGAGACTGGGTGCTCCTTCCCACAGGCTACCCTAAGAGAGCTCCCCGTTGTGCACGGGCCCCACTGGCGGGCTGCATCCTCACGCCCTCCCACCGGCTCCCTGCTCTCAGCctgtccctgcagggctgggcacATCCCTGGACCGCAGGAGGGGATCAGCAGAAGGCATGTGGGACACCGAGATGCCCCCAGGTGCCCTCAATCTGAAGTCCCAGCCAAGTCCATCAGGCTGCAGGTGGTGCCCCCTGGGTCCCAGGAACAAGGAAACCAGCCTGAGTCAGGGCTCCACCCCAAGACAGGGCCCAGGACCACCCCAGCGGGAAGGGATGCTCAGCATGTGCCGAGCCACCTGACCGCGGTGGCCGGGAGGGCTGACCTGGAACGTGACCCATGCTGCATAGAGCCGGGCCGCCCGCTTGGTCACGGGTGGCGTCTTGGCCCAGATGTCGGAGAGCTGAGCCCGCCCAGTGACAACGTCCAGCACGGGGTCAGTCAGGGAGCAGCTGTACTGGTCACAGGCCATGATGAAGTAGTACACGATGAAGGGGGCGCAGAGCAGCAGGAAGATGACACTCGCCAAGGAGAACCAGTCCACCTCCCTGCGGGGCAGATGGTGATGGTCACGCGGGGCCACCCCTCACCGGCCCTCGGACCTCACACACACGATGCTCTGCTCCGCTCCACATGCGAACCAGCCAGCGCCTCACGAGAGAGGGCTCTCGACTCCCCGTGCACAGGACCCCTGCCGTGGAGGGCCCATCACAAGCACGCTCTACAGCGAGCAGTCTGAAGGCCGACGGGCCCATGGGCACCCCCAGGAAGCCCAGGGCCCAGAGCACGAACGCACGTGGCTGGAGGCGTCCCCATCGCTCTACGGCCCAAGAGCCATCACCACAATGTGCCACACACGGAGGTTGGTGGAAGTCAGGTTgcagtgtcttttctttttttttagcatttttataaatttatttattttaagaattaacAACTGAAATGACATCAGTGATCAATCACTATGCCCCCGCTACTGCTGCGCgtgaaaaaaaaacaccctcCACATAGTTGAGTCCCAAAGGGAGATCAAGACATTGCTGCCAGGCGCCCATTAGCCAGAAAAAGGCCGTTGGCCCCGTGGTACAGACACGGACACGTTCAATGAACCAGTGcaaataaaatctttctaattccTTCCTTCCTAAAGTGGGAACCTCCTTACCTTTCATTAGTCTTGCCCttagaattctttttaaaatagtttcatgAAATCCCAAAGGCTGGCAACTCTCACTGAGACCCCACTTTGTCTTCCAGCTGGGAAAACAGCTGAGAACCTTACCAGGCACGGCCCCACTGTCCTTGGGTTGCAGCCCTGCCATTGGTCACGCTGCCGGGACTCTTGGTTTGGGGAGCGCTGGGCTGGGATTTTGCAGCCATGGGGCCTGAGGGAAGGAGACAGCCATTCAGATCATCCCATGAAGAGCAGACCTCACATCTCCCTGTGGCACCTGCCGCGGTTCCCGGGCCCTGCAGGGCCAGCCTCCTTCATTCTCCTCCCCTCTACCTCGTCCTCCGTAGCAGATGCCAGGCAGGGGAGAGGTCACTCACCTTAGACTCTCACTCCCGGAACTGCAACACCCTCCCACCTGGCCCTGCTTCTGCTCTCGCTTGTCTTAATTCAGTTCTCAAATGGCGGCAGAACATCCTTCTCATCATGTGAACCGGGACATCTGTGGCTCAGAACCCTCTCACAGTTTgctcctgcctcccttccccctcGACCCCGCTATGTCCCCTCTGCTCCAGGCACACAAAGGTCTCTACTGATTCTTGAATATGGTTCCTCTTGTTCACAACACCTGCTACTTCTCTGCTTAAAACACACTTTCAGATCCCCTAATTCAGATCTCATGTAAAAGGTCCTGTCTTCAGTAGgacttttcattttccttggagTTAATGGTTGCCTCACTTTTTCTGTTTGCTAAGATTCCTATGCATCTATCACTATCTTTTTTTCTGAATGCTCTGAAAAGAGCTGTCATGCATATTGATAACTTTTCTACACACTCCAAcacaacaaaatttaccatttgcaGTCTTCCCTCCTCCCACAGCTGTTCATCCTGCACCATCATACAAGCCAAACAGCCAGTCCGCACCGCCT is a window of Vicugna pacos chromosome 10, VicPac4, whole genome shotgun sequence DNA encoding:
- the DHCR7 gene encoding 7-dehydrocholesterol reductase, with translation MAAKSQPSAPQTKSPGSVTNGRAATQGQWGRAWEVDWFSLASVIFLLLCAPFIVYYFIMACDQYSCSLTDPVLDVVTGRAQLSDIWAKTPPVTKRAARLYAAWVTFQVLLYTMLPDFCHKVLPGYVGGVQEGAVTPAGVVNKYEINGLQAWLITHLLWFANAHLLSWFSPTVIFDNWIPLLWCANILGYAVSTFAMIKGYFFPTDARDCKFTGNFFYNYMMGIEFNPRVGKWFDFKLFFNGRPGIVAWTLINLSFAAKQRELHGHVTNSMVLVNVLQAIYVLDFFWNETWYLKTIDICHDHFGWYLGWGDCVWLPYLYTLQGLYLVYHPVQLSTPYALGVLLLGLAGYYVFRMANHQKDLFRRTDGRCLIWGRKPKVIECAYTSADGQKHHSKLLVSGFWGVARHFNYTGDLMGSLAYCLACGGGHLLPYFYIIYMTILLTHRCLRDEHRCANKYGRDWERYTAAVPYRLLPGVF